In the Pseudonocardia cypriaca genome, one interval contains:
- a CDS encoding maleylpyruvate isomerase N-terminal domain-containing protein, with product MDLFARSWTALRTAVAETPDEDFERPSGCTGWLVRDLVCHLVIDAQDVLITLVTPAEAEPTVDAVTYWKLVDPPTGDDPLAALIPRLAAAYGAPALLRHHLDDLGSAAGRAAALADPTLRVSTQNEVLTVGDYLSAYVLEWTLHHLDLIAHLPSAAEPPAETLAATRAIVEKIAGTPFPSSFSDTDALLVGTGRRAPTDAEESELGDLAARLPFVLG from the coding sequence GTGGATCTCTTCGCACGCTCCTGGACGGCGTTGCGCACGGCGGTGGCCGAAACGCCGGACGAGGACTTCGAGCGGCCGTCCGGCTGCACCGGCTGGCTCGTGCGGGACCTGGTGTGCCACCTCGTCATCGACGCCCAGGACGTCCTGATCACCCTGGTCACGCCGGCCGAGGCCGAACCGACGGTGGACGCGGTCACCTACTGGAAGCTCGTCGACCCCCCGACGGGCGACGACCCGCTCGCCGCCCTGATCCCCCGGCTGGCCGCGGCCTACGGCGCCCCCGCGCTGCTCAGACACCACCTCGACGACCTCGGCTCCGCCGCCGGACGCGCCGCCGCGCTCGCCGATCCCACCCTCCGCGTCAGCACGCAGAACGAGGTGCTGACCGTCGGGGACTACCTGTCCGCATACGTGCTCGAGTGGACCCTGCACCACCTCGACCTGATCGCCCACCTGCCGTCGGCGGCCGAGCCGCCTGCCGAGACGCTCGCGGCGACCCGCGCCATCGTGGAGAAGATCGCCGGCACCCCGTTCCCGTCGTCGTTCTCCGACACGGACGCACTGCTGGTCGGCACCGGACGCCGCGCACCGACCGACGCGGAGGAGTCCGAGCTGGGGGACCTGGCGGCGAGGCTGCCGTTCGTCCTCGGCTGA
- a CDS encoding winged helix-turn-helix transcriptional regulator, translating to METIVSELLERSAGRPAGCGVERTLKVLDGKWTTLIVRELLTGPKRFGEIRSALSSPSAKTLTDRLRALEHQGILTRTVYAEVPPRVVYELTEQGHSLSGILHAMLVWGEQHPDAGG from the coding sequence GTGGAAACCATTGTCTCCGAGCTGCTCGAACGATCTGCGGGACGCCCTGCCGGCTGCGGGGTGGAGCGCACGCTCAAGGTGCTGGATGGCAAGTGGACCACGTTGATCGTCCGGGAGCTGCTGACCGGCCCCAAACGCTTCGGCGAGATCCGGTCCGCTCTCAGCAGCCCGAGCGCGAAGACGCTCACCGACCGCCTGCGCGCTCTGGAGCACCAGGGCATCCTGACGCGCACGGTGTACGCCGAGGTGCCCCCGCGGGTGGTCTACGAGCTGACCGAGCAGGGGCACAGCCTGAGCGGGATCTTGCACGCCATGCTCGTGTGGGGTGAGCAGCACCCCGACGCGGGCGGCTGA
- a CDS encoding SDR family oxidoreductase, with protein sequence MSTSTVVVHGAAGTQGAAIVRRLVAAGHRVRAVVRRTPAAGVHPQVTPAVADLLDPAALVDAYLGADAVVVQLPLVFAADTAVPQARAVLDALRKAAVPRVVFNAGAALAPEPVGVPFVDARVLLAAELADAVPHASVVAPASTYMENIAAPWSWPLVGAGQLAYPLPASLPNPWLALDDLGAAVVELLSSPVPPPFQVVAGPQALTGEEAAAELALALDRPVRWRTVEPGEYERMLAPHLGPEAAAGVAAAYAPRPPGAVQAPPADPAVVVTGTTTLREWAAGQGRP encoded by the coding sequence ATGAGCACATCCACAGTCGTCGTCCACGGTGCAGCGGGCACCCAGGGCGCCGCGATCGTCCGCCGTCTCGTCGCCGCGGGGCATCGGGTCCGCGCGGTGGTCCGCCGAACGCCCGCGGCCGGGGTGCACCCGCAGGTGACACCGGCCGTCGCCGACCTCCTCGACCCCGCCGCGCTCGTCGACGCCTACCTCGGGGCCGATGCGGTCGTCGTGCAGCTCCCGCTGGTGTTCGCGGCCGACACGGCCGTGCCGCAGGCCCGGGCCGTGCTCGACGCGCTGCGCAAGGCCGCCGTGCCCCGCGTGGTGTTCAACGCCGGAGCCGCGCTCGCACCGGAGCCCGTCGGCGTGCCGTTCGTGGACGCGCGAGTCCTGCTCGCGGCCGAGCTGGCGGATGCGGTGCCGCACGCGAGCGTCGTGGCCCCGGCGAGCACCTACATGGAGAACATCGCCGCGCCGTGGTCGTGGCCGCTCGTCGGAGCCGGGCAGCTCGCGTATCCGCTCCCGGCGAGCCTGCCCAACCCGTGGCTCGCCCTCGACGACCTCGGCGCGGCCGTCGTGGAACTGCTGTCCTCGCCGGTCCCGCCGCCCTTCCAGGTCGTCGCGGGGCCCCAGGCGCTCACCGGCGAGGAGGCCGCCGCGGAGCTCGCGCTCGCGCTGGACCGGCCGGTCCGCTGGCGCACCGTCGAGCCGGGCGAGTACGAGCGGATGCTCGCGCCGCACCTGGGACCCGAGGCGGCCGCGGGCGTCGCCGCCGCATACGCCCCGCGGCCCCCGGGGGCCGTACAGGCTCCGCCAGCCGACCCGGCCGTCGTCGTCACCGGCACCACCACGCTCCGCGAGTGGGCGGCGGGGCAGGGCAGGCCATGA
- a CDS encoding pyridoxal phosphate-dependent aminotransferase produces MDERLFQQTAHSPSYFELSRSMGEQGRQLIDFCIPCNPYFPTKGMFEELAGNLENILKFYPSDAATITAQLARVIGLNPSTIAMSNGSTELITWLDHLWVTESLAIPIPTFGRWTDQPMETGKRVDMFPLQERDAFELDIDRYITFIRSRGSRVAVLCNPNNPDGGFLPQREIIRFLDELADLDLVVIDESFIDFVDAEQNPSVAAEATIRPNVVVLKSLGKNFGLHGIRFGYMVANPALAGMMRKTLPKWNLNSLAEAIVFMLKEHRNEYDESLRMLAHDRFRMGVELARLPELSVFSSQANFLLVKLADGVDGGELRDHLVSQHGVLVRECGNKLGMSSQFLRLVVRPPQDVTPLVEGIRSFMVSRWRTDSRVSALHSIPPSAPELPRPRTPDASGPMPTINGHRSRGRHR; encoded by the coding sequence GTGGATGAACGGCTGTTCCAGCAGACCGCACACAGTCCGTCGTACTTCGAGCTGTCGAGAAGCATGGGCGAGCAGGGCAGACAACTGATCGACTTCTGCATCCCGTGCAACCCGTACTTCCCGACCAAGGGGATGTTCGAGGAGCTGGCCGGGAACCTCGAGAACATCCTCAAGTTCTATCCGAGCGACGCTGCCACGATCACCGCACAGCTCGCGCGGGTCATCGGGCTCAACCCGAGCACGATCGCCATGTCCAACGGGTCGACCGAGCTCATCACCTGGCTGGACCACCTGTGGGTGACCGAGAGCCTCGCGATCCCGATCCCGACCTTCGGCAGGTGGACCGACCAACCGATGGAGACCGGCAAGCGGGTCGACATGTTCCCGCTGCAGGAGCGCGACGCCTTCGAGCTGGACATCGATCGCTACATCACGTTCATCCGGTCCCGCGGATCGCGTGTCGCCGTGCTGTGCAACCCGAACAACCCGGACGGCGGCTTCCTCCCCCAGCGGGAGATCATCCGGTTCCTCGACGAGCTGGCGGACCTCGACCTGGTGGTGATCGACGAGTCGTTCATCGATTTCGTCGACGCGGAGCAGAACCCCTCCGTCGCCGCGGAGGCGACGATCCGCCCGAACGTCGTCGTGCTCAAGAGCCTCGGCAAGAACTTCGGCCTGCACGGGATCCGGTTCGGGTACATGGTGGCGAACCCCGCGCTCGCAGGCATGATGCGCAAGACGCTCCCGAAGTGGAATCTCAACTCCCTCGCCGAGGCGATCGTGTTCATGCTGAAGGAACACCGCAACGAGTACGACGAGAGCCTGCGCATGCTGGCGCACGACCGCTTCCGCATGGGCGTCGAACTGGCGAGGCTGCCCGAGCTCAGCGTGTTCTCGTCCCAGGCGAACTTCCTGCTGGTGAAGCTCGCCGACGGCGTCGACGGCGGCGAGCTGCGCGACCACCTGGTCTCGCAGCACGGCGTCCTGGTCCGTGAGTGCGGCAACAAGCTGGGCATGAGCAGCCAGTTCCTGCGCCTCGTCGTACGGCCGCCGCAGGACGTCACCCCTCTGGTCGAGGGCATCCGCTCCTTCATGGTGTCCCGCTGGAGGACCGACAGCCGCGTCTCGGCTCTGCACTCCATCCCGCCCAGCGCTCCCGAGCTCCCCCGCCCACGCACACCGGATGCATCAGGACCGATGCCGACCATCAACGGCCACCGGTCACGGGGTCGCCACCGGTGA
- a CDS encoding amidase codes for MEWNFQAAEELAAALRAGEVTSVELTDEAITRIERDDKAINAICVPDFDRARAAARRADQARARGEDRPLLGVPVTVKECYNIAGLPTTWGMPQYRDYVPAEDAVQVSRLKAAGAVVLGKTNVPLGLQDIQSFNEIYGTTNNPWDNSRTPGGSSGGSAAALASGFGALSIGSDLAGSLRTPAHFCGVYAHKPTLGLVANRGMVPPATPALPVDLDLAVVGPMARTARDLTLLLDVMAGPDPLTLGKAHDLTLPPARHERLGDFRVLVLDEHPFIPTGSAVRAGVNRVAEALADGGARVERHSPLLPDLAEAATLYTQLQFSGSVARFPVEADEQLQTRAAGLSADDQSLDAARLRGMVLSHRDWIETNNRRELHRHGWRQLFAEFDAVLCPITPTPAFPHDHDPDPLERRIDIDGVEYPYFDQLVWAGLATMPGLPATAVPAGLSPDGLPVGVQLIGPMFEDRTPLRLAELLEQRIGGFQAPK; via the coding sequence ATGGAGTGGAACTTTCAGGCGGCCGAAGAGCTTGCAGCCGCTTTGCGTGCCGGTGAAGTGACCTCGGTCGAACTCACCGACGAGGCGATCACCCGTATCGAGCGGGACGACAAGGCGATCAACGCGATCTGCGTGCCCGACTTCGACCGCGCGCGGGCCGCCGCGCGCCGTGCCGACCAGGCGCGCGCCCGCGGCGAGGATCGGCCGCTGCTCGGTGTTCCGGTGACGGTCAAGGAGTGCTACAACATCGCCGGGCTGCCCACGACCTGGGGCATGCCGCAGTACCGGGACTACGTGCCGGCCGAGGACGCGGTGCAGGTGTCGCGGCTCAAGGCCGCAGGCGCGGTGGTGCTCGGTAAGACCAATGTGCCGTTGGGGCTGCAAGATATCCAGAGCTTCAACGAGATCTACGGCACCACCAACAACCCGTGGGACAACAGTCGCACGCCGGGGGGATCATCCGGCGGATCCGCGGCGGCCCTGGCGTCCGGATTCGGCGCGTTGTCCATCGGCTCCGATCTCGCTGGTTCGCTGCGCACTCCCGCGCATTTCTGCGGTGTATACGCGCACAAGCCGACACTCGGGCTGGTGGCGAACCGCGGGATGGTCCCGCCGGCCACGCCGGCATTGCCGGTCGACCTCGACCTCGCCGTCGTCGGTCCGATGGCGCGCACCGCCCGCGACCTCACACTGCTGCTCGACGTCATGGCCGGACCGGACCCGCTGACACTCGGCAAGGCGCACGACTTGACGCTGCCGCCCGCACGCCATGAGAGACTCGGCGACTTCCGGGTCCTGGTCCTCGACGAGCATCCGTTCATCCCGACCGGGTCCGCTGTGCGGGCCGGCGTGAACCGGGTGGCCGAGGCGCTCGCCGACGGCGGCGCCCGCGTCGAACGGCACAGCCCGCTGCTGCCCGACCTGGCCGAGGCCGCGACGCTCTACACGCAGTTGCAGTTCTCGGGCTCCGTCGCGCGTTTTCCCGTCGAAGCGGACGAGCAGCTGCAGACCCGCGCCGCCGGATTGAGCGCGGACGACCAGAGTCTCGACGCGGCGCGGCTGCGCGGCATGGTGTTGAGCCATCGCGACTGGATCGAGACGAACAACCGTCGCGAACTCCACCGCCACGGCTGGCGGCAGCTCTTCGCCGAGTTCGACGCCGTGCTGTGCCCGATCACGCCCACTCCCGCGTTCCCGCACGACCACGACCCCGATCCGTTGGAACGCCGGATCGACATCGACGGCGTCGAGTACCCGTACTTCGACCAGCTCGTCTGGGCCGGTCTGGCCACCATGCCCGGCCTGCCCGCCACCGCCGTGCCAGCAGGCCTGTCCCCCGACGGCCTGCCGGTGGGAGTGCAGCTCATCGGTCCGATGTTCGAGGACCGCACCCCGCTGCGGCTGGCCGAACTGCTCGAGCAGAGGATCGGCGGCTTCCAGGCACCGAAGTAG
- a CDS encoding DUF305 domain-containing protein, whose translation MTTPTAPADAQQPAPQEARWIRPVLAVVAVIGLLLLGAAGGLLVGGVPGSSAPSVPAADSVDVGFAQDMIVHHQQAVTMASWERDHTTDPVLHQLAADIEATQTAQVGTMQGWLELWDAAPLPTGGHMRWMTEPSHDHTPVPAAGATRMPGMAADAELAALRAATGPQMDVLFLQLMLRHHQGGAGMLEYAAERAAVPQVRNLAAQMLRSQTSESDYLRQLLTERGGQPLPL comes from the coding sequence GTGACCACACCCACGGCCCCGGCCGACGCACAGCAGCCCGCTCCCCAGGAGGCGCGCTGGATCCGTCCGGTCCTCGCCGTCGTCGCGGTGATCGGACTGCTGCTGCTCGGTGCCGCGGGCGGGCTGCTCGTCGGCGGCGTGCCCGGCTCGTCCGCGCCGTCCGTCCCGGCGGCGGACTCGGTGGACGTGGGGTTCGCCCAGGACATGATCGTGCACCACCAGCAGGCCGTCACGATGGCCTCGTGGGAACGCGACCACACCACGGACCCCGTTCTCCACCAGCTCGCGGCCGACATCGAGGCCACCCAGACCGCGCAGGTCGGCACCATGCAGGGCTGGCTGGAGCTGTGGGACGCCGCCCCGCTCCCGACGGGCGGGCACATGAGGTGGATGACCGAGCCGTCGCACGACCACACCCCGGTCCCGGCCGCCGGTGCCACCCGCATGCCGGGGATGGCCGCGGACGCGGAGCTCGCCGCACTGCGCGCCGCCACCGGCCCCCAGATGGACGTCCTGTTCCTGCAGCTCATGCTCCGCCACCACCAGGGCGGCGCCGGCATGCTCGAGTACGCCGCCGAGCGCGCCGCCGTGCCCCAGGTCCGCAACCTCGCCGCGCAGATGCTCCGCTCCCAGACCAGCGAGAGCGACTACCTGCGCCAACTGCTCACCGAGCGCGGAGGGCAACCCCTGCCGCTCTAG
- a CDS encoding DUF3105 domain-containing protein, translated as MVSGKTSKTVRKSRPKVVVQRSTPWGLIAAIVVVTLFAGIVFGYAFMRNEENKAQADAMAPFTPTAENQDPSTKIAGVQVQPYEGGLHVDRATRVAYTHNPPMGGAHDYSWATCNGVVYPSAIRSENAVHSMEHGAIWIAYNPDQVTGDALETLRGKVDGQPYTLMSPFPGLDQPIAVQSWGHQLKLSDANDPRIDQFIAALRLNRYQYPEPGASCNEVGPQEGGFQQDNPPPFEPAPAPGTPGAYPETTAGAPAGVVPGAPAPGATVPGGAAPATGAPAPGGAAPAAGS; from the coding sequence ATGGTCAGCGGTAAGACGAGCAAGACGGTGCGCAAGTCCCGGCCGAAGGTGGTCGTCCAGAGGTCCACCCCGTGGGGGCTGATCGCCGCGATCGTGGTGGTGACCCTCTTCGCCGGCATCGTCTTCGGCTACGCGTTCATGCGCAACGAGGAGAACAAGGCGCAGGCCGACGCGATGGCGCCGTTCACGCCGACCGCGGAGAACCAGGACCCGTCCACCAAGATCGCGGGCGTGCAGGTCCAGCCGTACGAGGGCGGGCTGCACGTCGACCGGGCCACCCGCGTCGCCTACACCCACAACCCGCCGATGGGCGGCGCCCACGACTACAGCTGGGCCACCTGCAACGGCGTCGTCTACCCCTCGGCCATCCGCAGCGAGAACGCCGTGCACTCGATGGAGCACGGCGCCATCTGGATCGCCTACAACCCGGACCAGGTCACCGGCGACGCGCTGGAGACGCTGCGCGGCAAGGTCGACGGCCAGCCGTACACGCTGATGTCGCCCTTCCCCGGGCTCGACCAGCCGATCGCGGTGCAGTCCTGGGGCCATCAGCTCAAGCTGTCGGACGCGAACGACCCGCGCATCGACCAGTTCATCGCGGCGCTGCGGCTGAACCGGTACCAGTACCCCGAGCCCGGAGCGAGCTGCAACGAGGTCGGGCCGCAGGAGGGTGGCTTCCAGCAGGACAACCCGCCGCCGTTCGAGCCGGCGCCCGCCCCCGGCACGCCCGGGGCGTACCCGGAGACCACGGCAGGGGCTCCGGCCGGAGTGGTGCCGGGCGCGCCGGCGCCCGGCGCGACGGTGCCGGGCGGGGCCGCACCGGCAACTGGCGCACCGGCACCGGGTGGGGCGGCACCGGCCGCAGGCTCGTGA
- the argS gene encoding arginine--tRNA ligase, whose translation MTPDVLAELVRAAASDVLTRRGLDLTALPADVTVERPRNPEHGDYATNVAMRTAKKVGVAPRDLAGWLAEDLAGREGVVSAEVAGPGFINIRLAADAQGAVVGNVLAAGEGYGTGDDHAGCNVNLEFVSANPTGPLHMGATRWAAVGDALGRVLSARGAKVTREYYFNDAGAQIDRFVRSLLAAALGQPTPEDGYAGAYIGEVAQEVVAAEPGVLDLPESERDEVFRRVGVGRMFESIKRTLHEFGTDFDVFFHEQSLYESGAVDAAVQQLKDSGSLYFADGAWWLRSKDFGDDKDRPVIKSDGNPAYIAGDLAYLRDKRSRGFDLCIYMLGADHHGYIGRLKAAAAAFGDDPAVVEVLIGQLVNLVKDGKPVRMSKRAGNTVTMDDLVEAVGVDAARYSLVRSSVDSPLDIDLDLLVKRSNDNPVFYVQYAHARLASLARNAADLGLEPGDAYGLLEHPREGDLIRTIGEFPAVVATAAELREPHRVARYLEQLASAYHKFYDTCRVLPMGDEEVGDLHRARLALCVAARQVFANGLGLLGVSAPERM comes from the coding sequence GTGACTCCCGACGTGCTTGCCGAACTGGTCCGTGCCGCCGCGTCCGACGTGCTGACGCGACGCGGCCTGGACCTCACGGCGCTGCCCGCCGACGTCACAGTGGAGCGGCCGCGCAACCCCGAGCACGGCGACTACGCCACCAACGTGGCCATGCGCACCGCGAAGAAGGTCGGTGTCGCCCCGCGCGACCTGGCCGGCTGGCTGGCCGAGGACCTGGCCGGGCGCGAGGGTGTCGTCAGTGCCGAGGTGGCGGGCCCCGGCTTCATCAACATCAGGTTGGCAGCCGACGCCCAGGGCGCCGTCGTCGGGAACGTCCTCGCGGCGGGCGAGGGCTACGGCACCGGCGACGACCACGCCGGGTGCAACGTCAACCTGGAGTTCGTCTCCGCCAACCCGACCGGCCCGCTGCACATGGGCGCCACCCGCTGGGCCGCGGTCGGCGACGCGCTGGGCCGGGTGCTGTCCGCGCGGGGGGCCAAGGTCACGCGCGAGTACTACTTCAACGACGCGGGCGCCCAGATCGACCGGTTCGTCAGGTCGCTGCTCGCGGCGGCGCTCGGGCAGCCGACGCCGGAGGACGGCTATGCGGGCGCCTACATCGGCGAGGTCGCCCAGGAGGTCGTCGCGGCCGAGCCGGGTGTCCTCGACCTGCCGGAGAGCGAGCGCGACGAGGTGTTCCGGCGCGTGGGCGTCGGGCGGATGTTCGAGAGCATCAAGCGCACGCTGCACGAGTTCGGCACCGACTTCGACGTGTTCTTCCACGAGCAGTCGCTGTACGAGTCGGGCGCGGTCGACGCTGCGGTGCAGCAGCTGAAGGACTCCGGCAGCCTCTACTTCGCCGATGGTGCGTGGTGGCTGCGGTCCAAGGACTTCGGCGACGACAAGGATCGTCCGGTCATCAAGAGCGACGGCAACCCCGCCTACATCGCGGGTGACCTCGCCTACCTGCGCGACAAGCGCTCGCGCGGCTTCGACCTGTGCATCTACATGCTCGGCGCCGACCACCACGGCTACATCGGCCGGCTCAAGGCGGCCGCCGCCGCGTTCGGCGACGACCCGGCCGTGGTCGAGGTGCTGATCGGGCAGCTGGTCAACCTCGTCAAGGACGGCAAGCCGGTGCGGATGAGCAAGCGCGCCGGCAACACGGTCACGATGGACGACCTGGTCGAGGCCGTCGGGGTCGACGCCGCGCGGTACTCGCTGGTGCGCTCGTCGGTCGACTCACCGCTCGACATCGACCTCGACCTGCTCGTCAAGCGCTCGAACGACAACCCGGTCTTCTACGTGCAGTACGCGCACGCCCGGCTGGCGTCGCTCGCCCGCAACGCCGCCGACCTCGGCCTGGAGCCCGGCGACGCCTACGGCCTGCTGGAGCACCCGCGCGAGGGCGACCTGATCCGGACGATCGGCGAGTTCCCGGCCGTGGTGGCGACTGCCGCGGAGCTGCGCGAGCCGCACCGGGTGGCCCGCTACCTCGAGCAGCTGGCCAGCGCGTACCACAAGTTCTACGACACGTGCCGCGTGTTGCCGATGGGCGACGAGGAGGTCGGCGACCTGCACCGGGCCCGGCTGGCGCTCTGCGTCGCCGCGCGCCAGGTGTTCGCCAACGGGCTCGGGTTGCTCGGCGTCTCGGCTCCGGAGCGGATGTGA
- the lysA gene encoding diaminopimelate decarboxylase: protein MNAHPAGPLHAGITVPPETAGARPLDAAGLDELAPAVWPRHADRGEGGALEVGGVDVRDLAERYGTPLFVIDEADFRSRAAEFAAAFGAEAVHYAAKAFLCTEVARWVAEEGLSLDVASGGELAVALRAGFPPERIALHGNNKSLDELVAAVEAGVGRVVLDSFHEIARLDAVARERGVVVPVMIRLTVGVEAHTHEFIATAHEDQKFGFSISGGEASAAAEAVRRVLAADGLALVGLHSHIGSQIFDTEGFEVAAHRVVRFLARLHKEHGGDALAALTTLDLGGGFGIAYRADETPVDVPELAEELRGIVKRECHAEDLDVPKIAVEPGRAIAGPAGITLYTVGTLKDVPLGGSSMRRYVSVDGGMSDNIRTALYDAVYDCRLVSRSSERDGSGDAVLSRVVGKHCESGDIVVRDCWLPADLAPGDLLAVAATGAYCYSMASSYNRLPRPAVVAVRDGEARTLLRRETLEDQFRLEVLA from the coding sequence GTGAACGCCCACCCCGCCGGCCCGCTGCACGCCGGCATCACCGTCCCGCCGGAGACCGCGGGAGCACGCCCGCTCGACGCCGCGGGCCTCGACGAGCTCGCGCCCGCCGTGTGGCCGCGCCACGCCGACCGCGGGGAGGGCGGCGCGCTGGAGGTCGGCGGCGTCGACGTGCGCGACCTCGCCGAGCGGTACGGCACCCCGCTCTTCGTGATCGACGAGGCCGACTTCCGCTCCCGCGCGGCCGAGTTCGCCGCCGCGTTCGGCGCGGAGGCGGTGCACTACGCCGCCAAGGCGTTCCTGTGCACCGAGGTGGCCCGCTGGGTCGCGGAGGAGGGCCTGTCCCTCGACGTGGCGAGCGGCGGCGAGCTGGCCGTCGCGCTGCGCGCGGGCTTCCCGCCGGAGCGGATCGCGCTGCACGGCAACAACAAGTCCCTCGACGAGCTGGTCGCGGCCGTGGAGGCCGGCGTCGGCCGGGTCGTGCTCGACTCGTTCCACGAGATCGCCCGGCTCGACGCGGTGGCGCGCGAGCGCGGCGTCGTCGTGCCGGTCATGATCCGGCTGACCGTGGGCGTCGAGGCGCACACGCACGAGTTCATCGCCACCGCCCACGAGGACCAGAAGTTCGGCTTCTCGATCTCGGGCGGCGAGGCGAGCGCGGCCGCCGAGGCCGTGCGGCGGGTGCTCGCCGCCGACGGGCTCGCGCTCGTGGGCCTGCACAGCCACATCGGCAGCCAGATCTTCGACACCGAGGGCTTCGAGGTCGCGGCGCACCGCGTCGTGCGGTTCCTCGCGCGGCTGCACAAGGAGCACGGCGGCGACGCGTTGGCGGCGCTCACCACCCTCGACCTGGGCGGCGGCTTCGGCATCGCCTACCGCGCCGACGAGACCCCGGTCGACGTGCCGGAGCTGGCCGAGGAGCTGCGCGGCATCGTCAAGCGGGAGTGCCACGCCGAGGACCTCGACGTGCCGAAGATCGCGGTGGAGCCGGGCCGGGCGATCGCCGGGCCGGCCGGGATCACGCTCTACACGGTCGGCACGCTCAAGGACGTGCCGCTCGGCGGGTCCTCGATGCGGCGCTACGTGAGCGTCGACGGCGGGATGAGCGACAACATCCGCACCGCGCTCTACGACGCGGTCTACGACTGCCGGCTCGTCTCCCGCTCGTCCGAGCGCGACGGCAGCGGCGACGCCGTGCTCTCGCGGGTGGTCGGCAAGCACTGCGAGAGCGGCGACATCGTCGTGCGCGACTGCTGGCTGCCCGCCGACCTCGCCCCCGGCGACCTGCTGGCCGTGGCCGCCACCGGCGCTTACTGCTACTCGATGGCGAGCTCCTACAACCGCCTGCCCCGGCCCGCCGTGGTCGCCGTGCGCGACGGCGAGGCGCGGACCCTGCTGCGCCGCGAGACGCTCGAGGACCAGTTCCGTCTGGAGGTACTGGCGTAA
- a CDS encoding homoserine dehydrogenase has protein sequence MKPIRVALLGCGTVGREVVRLLHEQADELAARAGAPVELAGVAVRRPHKHADLGDLLTSDASGLVTREDVDVVVEVIGGIEPARTLLLEALKAGKSVVTANKALLAEDGPALAEAADASGVDLYFEASVAGAIPLLRPLRESLAGDRITRVAGIVNGTTNFILSAMAASGASYADALEEATRLGYAEADPSADVDGYDAASKAAILASLAFHTRVNSADVHCEGIRAVTAGDIAAAATMGCVIKLLAICERTPADESMPESVSARVYPAMIPATHPLASVDGAFNAVFVEAEAAGQLMFYGQGAGGAPTASAVLGDLVAVARNRVLGGRGPRESAYASLPVRPIGTLRTRYHVSLEVVDRAGVLSTITGEFARHGVSIAAARQTGEGNGNGSARIVVVTHKAPEAALAATVDVLAGLDVVHGVHSVLRVEDLGRKGVAG, from the coding sequence GTGAAACCGATCCGCGTGGCCCTGCTGGGCTGCGGCACCGTCGGCCGTGAGGTCGTGCGGCTGCTGCACGAGCAGGCCGACGAGCTGGCCGCCCGCGCAGGTGCGCCCGTCGAGCTGGCCGGGGTGGCCGTACGCCGCCCGCACAAGCACGCCGACCTGGGCGACCTGCTCACCTCCGACGCGTCCGGCCTGGTCACGCGCGAGGACGTCGACGTCGTCGTCGAGGTGATCGGTGGCATCGAGCCGGCGCGCACGTTGCTGCTCGAGGCGTTGAAGGCCGGCAAGTCGGTGGTCACGGCGAACAAGGCCCTGCTCGCCGAGGACGGCCCCGCGCTCGCCGAGGCCGCCGACGCGTCGGGCGTCGACCTGTACTTCGAGGCCTCCGTCGCCGGGGCGATCCCGCTGCTGCGCCCGCTGCGCGAGTCGCTCGCCGGGGACCGGATCACCCGCGTCGCCGGGATCGTCAACGGCACCACGAACTTCATCCTCTCCGCGATGGCCGCCTCCGGGGCGAGCTACGCAGACGCCCTCGAGGAGGCCACGCGCCTCGGCTACGCCGAGGCCGACCCGAGCGCTGACGTCGACGGCTACGACGCCGCGTCCAAGGCCGCGATCCTCGCCTCGCTGGCCTTCCACACCCGCGTCAACTCGGCGGACGTCCACTGCGAGGGCATCCGCGCGGTCACCGCGGGCGACATCGCGGCGGCGGCGACGATGGGTTGCGTGATCAAACTGCTGGCGATCTGCGAGCGGACGCCGGCCGACGAGTCGATGCCCGAGTCGGTGTCGGCGCGCGTCTACCCGGCGATGATCCCCGCCACGCACCCGCTCGCGTCCGTCGACGGGGCGTTCAACGCGGTGTTCGTCGAGGCCGAGGCCGCCGGCCAGCTGATGTTCTACGGGCAGGGAGCGGGGGGCGCGCCCACGGCGAGCGCCGTGCTGGGCGACCTCGTCGCGGTGGCGCGCAACCGGGTGCTCGGCGGCCGCGGTCCGCGGGAGTCGGCGTACGCGAGCCTGCCGGTGCGCCCGATCGGCACCCTGCGCACGCGCTACCACGTGAGCCTGGAGGTGGTCGACCGCGCAGGCGTGCTCTCGACGATCACCGGTGAGTTCGCCCGCCACGGCGTGAGCATCGCGGCGGCCCGGCAGACCGGCGAGGGCAACGGCAACGGCTCCGCGCGGATCGTCGTCGTCACGCACAAGGCGCCGGAGGCGGCGCTCGCCGCCACGGTGGACGTGCTGGCCGGCCTCGACGTCGTGCACGGCGTCCACAGCGTGCTTCGGGTCGAGGACCTGGGCCGGAAGGGAGTGGCGGGATGA